The Thermococcus sp. CX2 genome includes a window with the following:
- the mobB gene encoding molybdopterin-guanine dinucleotide biosynthesis protein B has protein sequence MKAIAFVGYKKSGKTAAVEAVARILKERGYKVGIAKSMHADFDRPESDTGRFSRVADYVLVKASDTEALLFKSKDINAFFSTMPSVDFLLLEGFKSVKHVPKVICAKSEEEVKELNDGLAIAVSGVIASTGVEEIDGLPVINALTEPERLADLIEKRAFMLPNIDCRMCGYKCAEMARMIVKGEKTLNDCVVLSSKPKVTVKIDGQVLPMKDWVQELVEKTIKGMLSAMKGYRGGKKIEIIIREE, from the coding sequence ATGAAGGCCATAGCCTTTGTTGGTTATAAAAAGAGCGGGAAAACGGCAGCGGTTGAAGCCGTCGCAAGGATTCTCAAAGAGCGGGGCTACAAAGTGGGCATAGCCAAGAGCATGCACGCTGACTTTGACAGGCCAGAGAGCGACACGGGGCGCTTCTCGAGGGTGGCTGACTACGTTCTCGTTAAGGCCAGCGATACTGAGGCGCTTCTCTTCAAGTCCAAGGACATCAATGCCTTCTTCTCCACGATGCCGAGCGTTGATTTTCTCCTGCTCGAGGGCTTCAAGAGCGTAAAGCACGTGCCAAAGGTAATATGCGCGAAGAGCGAGGAAGAGGTCAAAGAGTTAAACGACGGCTTAGCTATAGCGGTCAGCGGGGTTATAGCTTCCACAGGAGTTGAGGAGATAGACGGCCTGCCCGTGATAAACGCTCTCACCGAGCCCGAGAGGCTCGCAGACCTTATAGAGAAGCGCGCCTTCATGCTGCCCAACATAGACTGCAGAATGTGTGGGTACAAGTGCGCCGAAATGGCGAGGATGATTGTCAAAGGCGAGAAAACGCTCAACGACTGTGTGGTTCTCAGCTCAAAGCCGAAGGTCACCGTCAAGATAGACGGCCAGGTTCTTCCGATGAAGGACTGGGTACAGGAGCTCGTCGAGAAGACGATTAAGGGCATGCTCTCGGCCATGAAGGGCTACAGAGGTGGGAAGAAGATAGAGATAATCATAAGGGAGGAATGA
- a CDS encoding M67 family metallopeptidase, whose translation MMLTIRQEDLKQIIKAAKGSEVEVCGLLFGKRAGDKILVEEVRFITNRLNSPTAFELEPLEMVRAIDEAEERGLEVVGIFHSHVDCPPRPSGRDLAGMRLWQVVWLIVDERGRYGAWVLREGNVEEVSVILR comes from the coding sequence ATGATGCTAACGATACGACAAGAAGACTTAAAGCAAATTATCAAAGCGGCAAAGGGTTCGGAAGTTGAGGTCTGCGGCCTTCTGTTTGGAAAACGGGCTGGGGATAAAATCCTTGTAGAGGAGGTTCGTTTCATCACCAACCGCTTGAACTCCCCGACAGCCTTCGAGCTGGAGCCCTTGGAGATGGTGAGAGCCATCGACGAGGCCGAAGAGAGGGGCCTTGAGGTCGTTGGGATATTCCACTCTCACGTTGATTGTCCGCCAAGGCCGAGCGGGAGGGATTTGGCGGGGATGAGGCTCTGGCAGGTTGTGTGGCTGATAGTTGATGAGAGGGGAAGATACGGAGCGTGGGTGCTGAGGGAAGGCAACGTCGAGGAGGTCAGCGTCATACTTAGGTGA
- a CDS encoding transposase produces MEVVRKLQGAYGLTLVLMMYLYPLTIVGLLLLRGALEKLGREELGRAVRLSIAAFLLSVPLYVAKIFLGISGWAKVLGITPIETSPLVYNGVHVVFLFLQALSLYYLYKTLDVLAEMTEQTILRTAGLILILAIPMHFVSTNVYFAATLTGLVLILFGLENAKEVVAW; encoded by the coding sequence ATGGAAGTAGTAAGAAAGCTCCAGGGAGCCTATGGGCTAACGCTGGTTCTCATGATGTACCTCTACCCCCTCACTATAGTGGGCCTGCTCCTTCTTAGGGGAGCGCTCGAAAAGCTCGGCAGGGAAGAGCTCGGCCGCGCGGTTAGGCTTTCGATAGCTGCCTTCCTCCTCTCGGTGCCGCTCTACGTGGCAAAGATATTCCTCGGCATATCTGGCTGGGCGAAAGTGCTTGGAATAACTCCGATTGAAACGAGCCCGCTCGTTTACAACGGCGTTCACGTGGTCTTCCTGTTCCTGCAGGCGCTCTCGCTCTACTACCTCTACAAGACCCTCGATGTGCTTGCCGAGATGACTGAACAGACGATACTGAGAACCGCCGGACTGATTTTGATACTCGCAATCCCGATGCACTTCGTCAGCACCAACGTCTACTTTGCCGCGACGCTAACTGGACTGGTGCTCATCCTGTTCGGTTTAGAAAATGCCAAGGAAGTAGTTGCATGGTAG